The following coding sequences lie in one Candidatus Angelobacter sp. genomic window:
- a CDS encoding FAD-binding oxidoreductase, which produces MPATPDNNASQIVDELRAIVGDDGVVWKPEELLVYECDAYTLEKKLPNFVVLPKSTAEVVAIVQLCAKRNIPFIPRGAGTSLSGAVLAVTGGVMITLSRMNRILSLDSRNRRALVEAGCVNAWI; this is translated from the coding sequence ATGCCAGCCACGCCGGACAATAATGCCTCACAGATTGTTGACGAGCTCCGGGCGATCGTTGGCGATGACGGGGTGGTGTGGAAGCCGGAAGAGCTGCTCGTTTACGAGTGCGACGCCTACACGCTCGAAAAGAAACTGCCAAACTTTGTTGTCCTGCCGAAGTCCACCGCGGAAGTCGTGGCCATTGTCCAATTATGCGCGAAAAGGAATATCCCCTTCATTCCGCGCGGCGCCGGCACGAGTTTGAGCGGCGCAGTGCTGGCCGTGACCGGCGGCGTGATGATCACTCTGTCGCGGATGAACAGGATCCTGTCGCTGGATTCCCGCAATCGACGCGCTCTTGTGGAGGCCGGCTGCGTCAACGCCTGGATAA